The proteins below come from a single Oryzomicrobium terrae genomic window:
- a CDS encoding symmetrical bis(5'-nucleosyl)-tetraphosphatase produces the protein MATYAIGDIQGCFSALQCLLERCHFDPARDRLWFVGDLVNRGPQSLETLRFVRDLGDAAVTVLGNHDLYLLMVAAQAVPKRGRDDTLDPVLQAPDRDELLDWLRQQPLCHREGAYCVVHAGLLPAWSADQARALAREVETELAGAGWQHFLQTLWGDEPAAWQDRLAGTARHRVIVNAMTRMRFCSPEGEMEFRSKGELSDAPSGYLPWFDVPGRRSLDGETVLVTGHWSALGLYLRPDLLALDSGCLWGGALTALRLDDRQVFQVECGEGGCIAR, from the coding sequence ATGGCCACCTACGCCATCGGCGACATCCAGGGCTGCTTTTCCGCCCTGCAATGCCTGCTTGAACGCTGCCACTTCGATCCTGCCCGCGACCGCCTGTGGTTTGTCGGCGACCTGGTCAACCGCGGCCCCCAATCCCTGGAAACCCTGCGTTTTGTTCGGGATCTGGGCGATGCAGCGGTGACCGTGCTCGGTAACCACGACCTCTACCTGTTGATGGTAGCGGCCCAAGCCGTGCCTAAGCGTGGCCGCGACGATACCCTGGACCCGGTGCTGCAGGCGCCGGATCGGGATGAACTGCTCGACTGGCTGCGCCAGCAGCCCCTCTGTCATCGGGAAGGGGCCTACTGCGTGGTGCACGCCGGCCTGCTGCCGGCCTGGTCGGCCGATCAGGCGCGGGCCCTGGCCCGCGAGGTTGAAACGGAACTGGCCGGCGCCGGCTGGCAGCACTTTCTCCAGACCCTGTGGGGTGATGAGCCGGCCGCCTGGCAGGATAGGTTGGCGGGCACGGCCCGGCACCGGGTGATCGTCAATGCCATGACCCGGATGCGCTTCTGCTCGCCGGAAGGGGAAATGGAGTTCCGCTCCAAAGGCGAACTGAGCGATGCCCCCTCCGGCTATCTGCCCTGGTTCGATGTGCCCGGGCGACGCAGCCTAGACGGCGAGACGGTCCTGGTCACCGGTCACTGGTCGGCCCTCGGTCTTTACCTGCGCCCCGATCTGTTGGCTCTCGACTCGGGCTGCTTGTGGGGGGGGGCGCTGACCGCCCTGCGCCTGGACGATCGCCAGGTCTTTCAGGTCGAGTGCGGCGAAGGCGGCTGTATCGCCCGCTAG
- a CDS encoding class I SAM-dependent methyltransferase: MTTARRPTPASPPPIPEIKPGQSIELLKELHILTRDGKLNQDTRRKLKQVYHLYHFIEPLLDEVLTAPAGTDAPRDFTLVDHGAGKSYLGFILYDLFFKSRELGHIVGIETRAELVAKSRELAERLGFARMAFHDLTVEQSIDSPLLPAQVDVVTALHACDTATDDAIRFGLAKQARFLVLVPCCQAEVASVLRQHKNESFAKTPLSELWRHPIHTREFGSQLTNALRCLQLEAHGYQVTVTELVGWEHSMKNELIIARHTGAPRRNARERLEQILAELNLDDLHGRFLY, from the coding sequence GTGACTACTGCCCGCCGCCCCACTCCCGCCTCGCCGCCGCCCATCCCCGAGATCAAGCCCGGCCAGTCCATCGAGCTGCTCAAGGAGCTGCATATCCTGACCCGGGACGGCAAGCTCAATCAGGACACCCGGCGCAAGCTGAAGCAGGTCTATCACCTTTACCACTTCATCGAGCCCCTGCTCGACGAGGTGCTGACCGCCCCGGCCGGCACGGATGCGCCCCGGGACTTCACCCTGGTGGATCACGGCGCCGGCAAGTCCTACCTGGGCTTCATCCTCTACGACCTATTCTTCAAGTCCCGGGAGCTGGGGCACATTGTCGGCATCGAGACCCGGGCCGAACTGGTGGCCAAGTCCCGGGAACTGGCCGAGCGCCTCGGCTTTGCCCGCATGGCCTTCCATGACCTGACGGTGGAGCAGTCGATCGATTCCCCCCTGCTGCCGGCCCAGGTGGACGTGGTGACGGCGCTGCACGCCTGCGACACCGCCACCGATGACGCGATCCGCTTCGGCCTGGCCAAACAGGCCCGCTTCCTGGTGCTGGTGCCCTGCTGCCAGGCGGAAGTGGCCAGCGTGCTGCGCCAACACAAGAACGAATCCTTCGCCAAGACGCCGCTCTCGGAACTCTGGCGCCATCCCATCCACACCCGGGAATTCGGCAGCCAGCTGACCAACGCCCTGCGCTGCCTGCAACTGGAAGCCCACGGCTACCAAGTGACGGTGACCGAACTGGTGGGCTGGGAGCATTCGATGAAAAACGAGCTGATCATCGCCCGGCATACCGGCGCGCCACGGCGCAACGCCCGGGAGCGGCTCGAACAGATCCTGGCGGAACTCAACCTGGACGACCTGCACGGCCGCTTCCTCTACTGA
- a CDS encoding class I SAM-dependent rRNA methyltransferase, producing MTDPLFDTPLTDRLQLALSARADLIERLHAEGTDAYRVFHGSVEGVPGLTVDRYGDLLLVQTFHTSLADAQLAELEAFYATALPGLEVVYNDRSRGNSRIANRLDPARLAVAETPREAHELGITYRIQGRHEGQDPWLFLDLRAGRRRVMQEAPGKSVLNLFAYTGGVGLAAAKAGARFVVNVDFAESSLKIGKENAKLNELATRPRMIKSDVFAATRQLSGIGQPEVVRGKRLPPFPKLEPQTFDLVFLDPPRYAKSPFGVVDLVHDYAAIFKPALLCTAPGGTLICCNNVAQVDRDAWLDQLQRSARKAGREIREFEWIAPEADFPSYDGQPPLKMVLLRV from the coding sequence ATGACCGATCCCCTCTTCGATACCCCCCTCACCGACCGCCTGCAGCTGGCCCTGAGCGCCCGCGCCGACCTGATCGAGCGCCTGCACGCCGAGGGGACCGACGCCTACCGGGTCTTCCATGGCAGCGTCGAGGGCGTGCCCGGCCTGACCGTGGACCGCTACGGCGACCTGCTGCTGGTGCAGACCTTTCACACCAGCCTGGCCGATGCGCAACTGGCCGAGCTGGAAGCCTTCTACGCCACCGCCCTGCCCGGGCTGGAGGTGGTGTACAACGACCGCAGCCGGGGCAATTCGCGCATCGCCAACCGGCTCGACCCGGCCCGCCTGGCCGTCGCCGAAACACCCCGGGAAGCCCACGAACTGGGCATCACCTACCGCATCCAGGGGCGCCACGAGGGCCAGGACCCCTGGCTGTTCCTCGACCTGCGCGCCGGCCGGCGCCGGGTGATGCAGGAGGCCCCGGGCAAGTCGGTGCTCAACCTGTTCGCCTACACCGGCGGGGTCGGCCTGGCCGCCGCCAAGGCCGGGGCGCGCTTCGTGGTGAACGTGGATTTCGCCGAGTCGAGCCTCAAGATCGGCAAGGAAAACGCCAAACTCAACGAGCTGGCCACCCGGCCGCGCATGATCAAGAGCGACGTCTTCGCCGCCACTCGCCAGCTGTCCGGCATCGGCCAGCCCGAGGTGGTGCGCGGCAAGCGCCTGCCGCCCTTTCCCAAGCTCGAACCCCAGACCTTCGATCTGGTCTTTCTCGACCCGCCGCGCTATGCCAAGAGCCCCTTCGGCGTGGTGGATCTGGTGCACGACTACGCCGCCATCTTCAAGCCGGCCCTGCTGTGCACTGCCCCCGGTGGCACCCTGATCTGTTGCAACAACGTCGCCCAGGTGGACCGGGACGCCTGGCTCGACCAGCTGCAGCGCAGCGCGCGCAAGGCCGGCCGGGAAATCCGCGAGTTCGAGTGGATCGCCCCGGAAGCCGACTTCCCCAGCTACGACGGCCAGCCCCCGCTGAAGATGGTGCTGCTGCGGGTCTGA
- the ylqF gene encoding ribosome biogenesis GTPase YlqF, with protein MSIQWFPGHMTSARKKAAETMANIDVVIEVVDARLPEASSNPMIHELRTFRNRPCLKLLNKVDLADPEATRAWIAYFNAQEGVKAFAMSAKKPADVARITGLCQQLAPHRNDPTKPLRMMIMGIPNVGKSTLMNALLKRKVAAVGDQPAVTKMQQRLDLGNGMSITDTPGMLWPRIPYASDGLMLAASHAVGTNAYIDEEVATFLGDLLLERYPALVAARYKIADADLAGLDGVGLIELVARKRACRKMGKGGGDWDLEKAAVILLTDYRSGAIGRISLETPESRAAMIAAAPVAEAETTAEDDDERPDAGNGRAG; from the coding sequence ATGTCCATCCAGTGGTTCCCCGGCCACATGACCTCGGCACGCAAGAAGGCCGCCGAGACCATGGCCAACATCGACGTCGTCATCGAGGTGGTGGACGCCCGCCTGCCCGAGGCCAGCAGCAATCCCATGATCCACGAGCTGCGCACCTTCCGGAACCGGCCCTGCCTGAAGCTGCTCAACAAGGTGGATCTGGCCGATCCGGAGGCCACCCGCGCCTGGATCGCCTATTTCAACGCCCAGGAGGGGGTCAAGGCCTTCGCCATGTCGGCCAAGAAACCCGCCGACGTGGCCCGCATCACCGGCCTGTGCCAGCAGCTGGCGCCCCACCGCAACGACCCGACCAAGCCCCTGCGCATGATGATCATGGGCATCCCCAACGTGGGCAAATCGACCCTGATGAACGCCCTGTTGAAGCGCAAGGTGGCGGCCGTGGGCGACCAGCCGGCGGTGACCAAGATGCAGCAGCGCCTCGACCTGGGCAACGGCATGAGCATCACCGACACCCCGGGCATGCTCTGGCCGCGCATCCCCTACGCCAGCGACGGCCTGATGCTCGCCGCCAGCCACGCCGTGGGCACCAACGCCTACATCGACGAGGAAGTGGCCACCTTCCTCGGCGACCTGCTGCTGGAGCGCTACCCGGCCCTGGTGGCGGCCCGCTACAAGATCGCCGACGCCGATCTGGCCGGATTGGACGGCGTCGGCCTGATCGAGCTGGTGGCGCGCAAGCGTGCCTGCCGCAAGATGGGCAAGGGCGGCGGCGACTGGGACCTGGAGAAGGCGGCGGTGATCCTGCTCACCGATTACCGCAGCGGCGCCATCGGCCGCATCAGCCTGGAAACCCCGGAATCCCGCGCCGCCATGATCGCCGCGGCGCCAGTGGCGGAAGCGGAAACCACGGCGGAGGATGACGACGAGCGCCCGGACGCGGGCAACGGCCGCGCCGGCTGA
- a CDS encoding serine/threonine protein kinase has protein sequence MTPPADHLTAAPTSGTPYADLSPDLILDALESVGLVPDGRLLALNSYENRVYQVGIDNEGEPLGAAPLIAKFYRPRRWSDAAILEEHAFARELAAREIPVVAPLELNGTTLHHHAGHRFALFPRRGGRAPELGDPATLEWIGRFLGRIHAVGQVADYQHRPALDIGSFGYDSRDWLLDHDFVPLELRSAWHGAADAALDAVAQAFERAGEVRRLRLHGDCHGGNILWVEEGDAPGPHFVDFDDSRMGPAVQDLWMLLSGDRQEMSRQLADVLAGYEDFCDFDPRELRLVEALRTLRLLHYSAWLARRWDDPAFPAAFPWFNTAHYWQARVGELQQQVLAMAEPALWGA, from the coding sequence ATGACCCCTCCCGCTGACCACCTCACCGCCGCCCCGACGTCCGGGACGCCCTACGCCGATCTGAGCCCGGACCTGATCCTGGACGCCCTGGAGTCGGTGGGGCTGGTGCCCGACGGGCGGCTGCTCGCCCTCAACAGCTACGAGAACCGGGTCTACCAGGTGGGCATCGACAACGAAGGCGAGCCCCTCGGCGCCGCACCCTTGATCGCCAAGTTCTACCGGCCGCGGCGCTGGAGCGACGCCGCCATCCTTGAGGAGCACGCCTTCGCCAGGGAACTGGCCGCCCGGGAAATCCCGGTGGTGGCGCCCCTGGAATTGAACGGCACCACTCTGCACCACCACGCCGGCCACCGTTTTGCCCTGTTTCCCCGGCGCGGCGGGCGGGCGCCGGAACTGGGCGATCCGGCCACCCTGGAATGGATCGGCCGCTTTCTCGGCCGCATCCACGCCGTCGGCCAGGTGGCCGACTACCAGCACCGGCCGGCCCTGGATATCGGCAGCTTCGGCTACGACTCCCGGGACTGGCTGCTCGACCACGATTTTGTCCCCCTCGAACTGCGCAGCGCCTGGCACGGCGCCGCCGACGCCGCTTTGGACGCGGTGGCGCAAGCCTTCGAGCGGGCCGGCGAGGTGCGCCGGCTGCGCCTCCACGGCGACTGCCACGGCGGCAACATCCTGTGGGTCGAGGAAGGCGACGCGCCGGGCCCCCATTTTGTGGACTTCGACGACAGCCGCATGGGCCCGGCGGTGCAGGACCTGTGGATGCTGCTCTCCGGCGACCGCCAGGAAATGTCGCGGCAACTGGCCGACGTGCTGGCCGGCTACGAGGACTTCTGCGACTTCGACCCGCGCGAGCTGCGCCTGGTGGAAGCCCTGCGCACCCTGCGCCTGCTCCACTACAGCGCCTGGCTGGCGCGGCGCTGGGACGACCCGGCCTTTCCCGCCGCCTTCCCCTGGTTCAACACCGCCCACTATTGGCAGGCCCGGGTCGGCGAATTGCAGCAGCAGGTGCTGGCCATGGCCGAACCGGCCCTGTGGGGGGCGTAA
- a CDS encoding D-hexose-6-phosphate mutarotase, translating into MTPLPSVTPCDFHGTPALRLTTGDGASAVVSLLGGQLLSWVPPGEKEQLFVSERAVFDGSKPIRGGVPVCFPQFADLGGLPKHGLLRTRRWEVSDQSQHNGCTLVSLVCGDDAASRTLWPHAFRAELTVAIEGERLDLELSLTNPGEAPFAFTGALHTYLKVAEVEEVSLEGLYGLDYLDKLKDAAPTRETAPSLVVEREVDRIYYDCARPLLLRDEQHTLGINTEGFSDVVVWNPWEGAEARFPDLAAKDFRRFLCVEAAVARQPVTVAPGEEWWGRQTVVVLS; encoded by the coding sequence ATGACCCCCCTGCCCTCCGTCACCCCCTGCGATTTCCACGGCACCCCGGCCCTGCGCCTGACCACCGGCGACGGCGCCAGCGCCGTGGTGTCCCTGCTCGGCGGCCAGCTGCTGTCCTGGGTGCCGCCGGGGGAAAAGGAACAGCTGTTCGTCAGCGAACGGGCCGTTTTCGACGGATCCAAGCCGATCCGCGGCGGCGTGCCGGTGTGCTTTCCCCAGTTCGCCGACCTGGGCGGGCTGCCCAAGCACGGCCTGCTGCGCACCCGCCGCTGGGAGGTGAGCGACCAATCCCAGCACAACGGCTGCACCCTGGTGTCCCTGGTCTGCGGCGACGACGCCGCCAGCCGGACCCTGTGGCCCCACGCCTTCCGCGCCGAACTGACGGTAGCGATCGAGGGCGAGCGCCTCGACCTGGAGCTGTCGCTGACCAACCCGGGGGAGGCGCCCTTCGCCTTCACCGGCGCGCTGCACACCTACCTGAAGGTGGCCGAGGTGGAAGAGGTGTCCCTGGAAGGCCTGTACGGCCTGGACTACCTGGACAAGCTCAAGGATGCCGCCCCCACCCGGGAGACGGCCCCCAGCCTGGTCGTGGAGCGGGAGGTGGACCGCATCTACTACGACTGCGCCCGGCCCCTGCTGCTGCGCGACGAGCAGCACACCCTGGGCATCAACACCGAGGGCTTTAGCGACGTGGTGGTGTGGAACCCCTGGGAGGGCGCCGAGGCGCGCTTCCCCGACCTGGCGGCCAAGGATTTTCGCCGCTTCCTGTGCGTCGAGGCGGCGGTGGCCCGCCAGCCGGTGACGGTGGCCCCGGGGGAGGAATGGTGGGGCCGGCAGACCGTGGTGGTGCTGTCCTGA
- a CDS encoding ACP phosphodiesterase yields the protein MNYLAHAVLAGPDPLLRLGGLMGDFVKGPLSPAPAHLPERLTQGLRLHRAIDAYAETHPAFRASRARVSPERRRVAGIMVDLFYDHFLARGWAAWPAAPGFAAFSGNVSLAATPGAVLAPPPASAETGVAASPDHGIGTVDSGTAGIGAPTKRGCAQAAATSVADRAAPERDRPVVDLATYCTATYALFADHAALLPPRLAEVAPLMAAHDWLGSYAEAATIALALDRMAARRFSRPTPLAGGGIELLDDYDGFAADFRAFFADALDFARQWRQREGLAEGGE from the coding sequence ATGAACTACCTTGCCCACGCCGTCCTCGCCGGCCCCGATCCGCTGCTGCGCCTGGGCGGGCTGATGGGCGATTTCGTCAAAGGCCCCCTCAGCCCCGCCCCGGCCCACCTGCCCGAGCGGCTTACCCAGGGGCTACGCCTGCACCGGGCCATCGACGCCTACGCCGAAACCCACCCGGCCTTTCGCGCCAGCCGCGCCCGGGTCAGCCCGGAACGGCGCCGGGTGGCGGGGATCATGGTGGACCTGTTCTACGACCACTTTCTCGCCCGGGGCTGGGCGGCGTGGCCGGCGGCCCCCGGGTTTGCCGCCTTTTCCGGCAACGTGAGCCTGGCCGCCACACCTGGCGCAGTGCTCGCCCCACCACCCGCGTCAGCCGAGACCGGCGTAGCGGCAAGCCCGGACCACGGCATCGGGACAGTGGACAGCGGGACGGCGGGCATCGGCGCGCCAACCAAGCGGGGCTGCGCACAGGCCGCCGCCACATCCGTCGCGGATCGCGCCGCCCCGGAGCGGGATCGGCCGGTGGTGGATCTGGCCACTTACTGCACCGCCACCTACGCCCTGTTCGCCGACCATGCCGCCCTGCTGCCGCCCCGGCTGGCCGAGGTGGCGCCGCTGATGGCGGCCCACGACTGGCTCGGTTCCTACGCCGAGGCAGCCACCATCGCCCTGGCCCTGGACCGCATGGCGGCGCGGCGCTTTTCCCGGCCGACGCCCCTGGCCGGCGGCGGCATTGAACTGCTCGACGACTATGACGGGTTCGCGGCGGATTTTCGCGCTTTCTTCGCCGACGCCCTGGACTTCGCCCGGCAGTGGCGGCAACGGGAAGGGCTGGCGGAAGGAGGAGAATGA